A single genomic interval of Lucilia cuprina isolate Lc7/37 chromosome 2, ASM2204524v1, whole genome shotgun sequence harbors:
- the LOC111680292 gene encoding uncharacterized protein LOC111680292 — MYGKVIISTLLLAFMAYQIVQAKDTSLIPPRSGDKHLKNTIVCQTCYDVKQCKSPQTLICDQNSANLINHMLVMNFMNVVNITGQEFECLKTTYSYKNSTVIDIRGCINVGVNACGLVAKNTTLQKNNCKTCKKDLCNPAGTFSSSSFAMMLSSIFVLVSLKSLHF, encoded by the exons atGTACGGAAAAGTTATAATTTCTACGCTATTATTGGCTTTTATGGCCTACCAAATAG TGCAAGCCAAAGATACTTCTCTAATACCACCGCGTTCTGgtgacaaacatttaaaaaatactattgtTTGTCAAACCTGTTATGATGTCAAACAATGTAAATCTCCTCAAACATTGATTTGTGATCAAAACTCAGCAAATCTAATTAATCATATGCTGGTCATGAACTTCATGAATGTAGTAAATATTACTGGTCAAGAatttgaatgtttaaaaactacatattcATATA AAAATTCCACAGTAATTGACATAAGAGGCTGTATTAATGTTGGTGTTAATGCCTGTGGTTTAGTTGCCAAAAATACTACCTTGCAAAAGAACAATTGTAAAACTTGCAAAAAGGATTTATGCAACCCAGCTGGAACATTCTCCTCCAGCTCTTTTGCTATGATGTTGTCTTCCATCTTTGTGTTAGTTTCTTTAAAGTCTTTAcatttttaa